One window from the genome of Salvia miltiorrhiza cultivar Shanhuang (shh) chromosome 7, IMPLAD_Smil_shh, whole genome shotgun sequence encodes:
- the LOC130992523 gene encoding uncharacterized protein LOC130992523 has protein sequence MMKAGNRGNYRTMSVAESEHPLPWSFWTTMQNTRRDLSSNAVDCYMMTMRSRLMRGDDLIDGVDARTTIVLDTELFKYFDDEFTQLKSAWREMFPAKAEGRFIYSDGVFATWQPHAKKMYMVHGQGVSSTHGDWMNATTLILPIHVCGRYITCRVDLLSGVCDIFDSQLFKTMPQPRFDVIAALYPLQCLLGKMLEVSQWFARTTIVDNPLENLQWRRLKIQYADENEQFQQPDQCSSGVFACMYVERLISGSPSLAWGNGHAADYRRKIGSSIYEFCIPAPK, from the exons ATGATGAAAGCTGGCAACCGTGGCAACTACCGGACGATGTCGGTGGCAGAGAGCGAACACCCTCTCCCGTGGAGCTTTTGGACCACTATGCAAAACACGAGGAGGGACCTCTCGTCCAAT GCTGTTGATTGCTACATGATGACGATGAGATCGAGGTTGATGAGGGGTGATGACTTGATAGACGGTGTTGATGCGAGGACCACCATCGTATTGGATACAGAGTTATTC AAATATTTCGATGATGAATTCACGCAGTTGAAGTCAGCGTGGCGGGAAATGTTTCCCGCGAAGGCAGAAGGGCGGTTTATATATTCCGACGGAGTTTTTGCTACGTGGCAACCGCATGCCAAGAAGATGTATATGGTGCATGGGCAGGGGGTATCTTCGACTCATGGCGATTGGATGAATGCCACAACG CTCATTTTGCCTATACATGTGTGTGGACGTTACATTACATGCCGAGTGGatttgctgagtggagtttgcGACATCTTCGATTCGCAGTTGTTCAAGACCATGCCGCAGCCGCGCTTCGATGTGATCGCCGCCCTATATCCGCTGCAGTGCCTGTTGGGTAAGATGCTTGAAGTGTCCCAGTGGTTCGCAAGGACCACGATTGTCGACAACCCGTTGGAAAACCTCCAATGGCGAAGGTTGAAAATCCAATATGCCGACGAGAATGAGCAGTTTCAGCAGCCAGATCAATGCAGCTCCGGTGTTTTTGCGTGCATGTATGTGGAGCGTCTGATATCAGGCTCGCCGAGCCTTGCGTGGGGCAATGGGCACGCCGCCGACTATAGGCGCAAGATAGGCAGTAGCATCTACGAGTTTTGCATCCCCGCACCGAAATAG
- the LOC130993808 gene encoding uncharacterized protein LOC130993808: protein MLDWQPGQKCNAALHHIVSRHLKITRDDEDDEICFYINGRNVEFTPRDFALVTGLSFGDDPFDPEAEHDLSRAHTFRQFCRSQPVSVRELADIYFDTVNPVVDTDGGLYLRVAHLLVLHAFVLGVDVRRPVQSWTWKLVDDLPTFSRFPWGSCAYRSLNYRLKHSTIKKDCKKYHFYGPSWALFIWGPYLGPAIAICNAGVYPRFRRWTFVKTKLDGLQSYFESPENGIWEMVPDEYEAKTSYWLSVAGVNARIGVRVPEPAVFGHRQPRQRYTGGDHNEDAPEHQPRRRSMRQDTGKRPRGQIVDTSSSSSHHDQSIGGDHPVDSGRRSHSHRAPRPRHEDAPAPSQWSEEDWQRMQHMMRESEERVARTVEDSLFRRIKRYFEDKFDAMRCRCSHSTDVHVPRPAPRSHSDRRREPQPEPDSDPAQPTSSEAPSHHQSPAHESPAREVGQTTGDAMHTPQWQHDPFGGPTSFGHVQTPHMGVHHMPTFEASSSYGGPRYSWAEPGTSSAYPFEPARSSAPILTQDEMHEYWKQFRGGVSEAVSEAVAAVPLSICAPEAPRRSRRERNPSTRRLTVC from the exons ATGTTGGATTGGCAGCCGGGCCAGAAGTGCAATGCTGCATTGCACCATATTGTCTCTCGTCATCTTAAGATCACGAGAGAcgatgaggatgatgagatcTGCTTCTACATCAACGGGAGGAACGTTGAGTTTACTCCGAGAGATTTCGCTCTCGTGACAGGATTGTCCTTTGGGGATGATCCTTTTGACCCCGAGGCTGAGCACGATCTGAGTCGGGCTCATACATTTAGACAATTTTGCCGCTCTCAACCGGTGTCAGTGCGGGAGCTGGCGGATATATATTTCGACACCGTCAATCCAGTGGTTGACACCGACGGCGGGTTGTACCTCCGTGTGGCCCACTtgttggtgctacacgcatttGTATTAGGAGTGGACGTGCGCCGACCCGTGCAGTCCTGGACTTGGAAGCTGGTGGATGATTTGCCGACCTTTTCCAGATTTCCTTGGGGATCGTGCGCGTATAGAAGCTTGAACTACAGGTTGAAGCACAGCACAATCAAAAAGGATTGTAaaaagtatcacttctacggtccttcttGGGCCCTATTCATTTGGGGTCCCTATTTGGGCCCAGCCATAGCCATATGCAATGCGGGGGTTTACCCTAGATTTCGGAGGTGGACGTTCGTGAAGACCAAGTTGGATGGGTTACAGAGTTATTTTGAGTCTCCG gAGAACGGGATATGGGAGATGGTCCCCGATGAGTACGAGGCCAAGACATCTTACTGGCTATCGGTGGCAGGCGTCAATGCCAGGATAGGGGTTCGAGTACCAGAGCCGGCAGTCTTTGGTCATAGGCAGCCTCGGCAGCGCTACACTGGTGGGGACCACAACGAGGATGCTCCTGAGCATCAACCTCGGCGTCGCAGTATGAGACAGGATACTGGCAAGCGCCCGAGGGGACAAATAGTGGACACCTCATCGAGCAGCAGCCATCACGATCAGAGCATTGGGGGCGATCACCCCGTTGATTCTGGTCGAAGGTCTCACAGTCACAGAGCCCCGAGGCCTAGGCACGAGGATGCTCCTGCACCTTCACAGTGGAGCGAGGAGGATTGGCAGCGCATGCAGCACATGATGCGCGAGAGTGAGGAACGGGTAGCGAGGACCGTGGAGGACAGCCTGTTCAGGAGGATTAAGAGATATTTCGAGGACAAGTTCGATGCTATGCGTTGCCGATGCTCGCATAGCACTGATGTTCACGTGCCCAGACCTGCTCCACGATCTCACTCTGACAGGAGACGCGAGCCCCAGCCCGAGCCCGACTCCGATCCGGCGCAGCCTACATCCTCAGAGGCCCCATCGCATCACCAATCCCCTGCACATGAGTCTCCTGCACGAGAGGTGGGACAGACTACTGGTGATGCCATGCACACCCCGCAGTGGCAGCATGATCCGTTTGGTGGCCCGACTAGTTTTGGGCATGTGCAGACTCCGCACATGGGTGTCCACCACATGCCCACATTCGAGGCGTCCAGTTCTTATGGCGGGCCACGCTACTCGTGGGCTGAGCCGGGCACGAGTTCAGCATACCCTTTTGAGCCGGCCCGTTCTTCGGCTCCGATCCTGACTCAAGATGAGATGCACGAGTATTGGAAGCAGTTTAGAGGG GGAGTTTCTGAGGCAGTTTCTGAGGCAGTAGCTGCTGTTCCCCTCAGTATTTGTGCACCGGAGGCTCCACGCAGAAGTCGCCGAGAACGGAACCCGTCA ACCCGTCGACTCACAGTATGTTGA